A genomic segment from Flavobacterium sp. 9R encodes:
- a CDS encoding CopD family protein: MMNHHLLLIIHLMSATVWVGGHLILVASYLPRAIKEKNQNYILNYEKKYEPIGMLSLILLVLSGILMAYKYGVTIEHWFEFATPIEKIVSTKLLLLFATLLFALSAQFKVLPKLNNNIKYLPEMALHILCVTIIGIAMLILGSFVRFGGY; this comes from the coding sequence ATTATGAACCATCATTTATTACTTATTATTCACTTAATGAGCGCTACTGTTTGGGTTGGCGGTCATTTGATATTGGTTGCATCTTATTTACCACGAGCCATTAAAGAAAAAAATCAAAACTATATTTTGAATTATGAAAAAAAGTATGAACCAATAGGCATGCTGTCTTTGATATTACTTGTATTGTCAGGGATTTTAATGGCATATAAATATGGAGTGACCATTGAGCATTGGTTTGAATTTGCAACACCAATAGAAAAAATCGTATCGACTAAATTGCTTTTGTTATTTGCAACCCTACTCTTTGCTTTGAGTGCTCAATTTAAAGTACTCCCTAAACTCAATAATAACATAAAATACTTACCAGAAATGGCTTTGCATATTTTATGTGTTACAATAATTGGGATTGCAATGCTAATTTTGGGTTCCTTTGTTCGTTTTGGAGGCTATTAA
- a CDS encoding Rrf2 family transcriptional regulator, with protein sequence MFSKTTEYGIRAAIFVASESHQNKRSGLKDIAKKIDSPEAFTAKIMQILTKNKLIDSVKGVGGGFEIPTERLSQVKLSQIVNALEGDRVFRGCGLGLSNCSEEHPCPMHEKFKSIRNDLSNMLENTTLEELTLGLKTGDTFLRY encoded by the coding sequence ATGTTTTCAAAAACTACTGAATACGGCATTCGAGCTGCAATTTTTGTGGCATCAGAATCGCATCAAAACAAAAGATCCGGGCTAAAGGATATTGCTAAAAAGATAGATTCTCCAGAAGCTTTTACGGCCAAAATCATGCAAATTTTAACCAAAAACAAACTGATAGATTCTGTAAAAGGAGTCGGAGGCGGTTTTGAAATCCCAACAGAACGTTTGTCCCAAGTTAAACTTTCGCAAATAGTAAATGCGTTAGAAGGCGATCGCGTTTTTAGAGGATGTGGTTTAGGATTAAGTAATTGTTCCGAAGAACATCCTTGCCCGATGCATGAAAAATTCAAATCAATCAGAAACGATCTTTCTAATATGTTAGAAAATACCACCCTCGAAGAATTGACTTTGGGTTTAAAAACGGGAGATACATTTTTACGATATTGA
- the nirB gene encoding nitrite reductase large subunit NirB, whose protein sequence is MIKVIVVGNGMVGYKFCEKFVSKSGQENYAITVFGEEPRRAYDRVHLSEYFSGKSADDLALSTPEWYKEQNIVLNTSELVTALDTTHRTITTHTGKNYTYDYLVLATGSAAFVPPIKGVEKEGVFVYRTIEDLDAIMTYAKKIKTKGATEAAVLGGGLLGLEAAKAVRDLGLNPHVVEFAPRLMPRQLDQGASNMLQAKIEALNIGIHLNKATQYIDGEDCIKGMMFANDELLKVDMLVISAGIKPRDELARGAGLVVGNRGGIVVNNQMQTSDPFVYAIGEVALYHNMIYGLVAPGYEMADVAAEQILKGSKTMRDTIDMSTQLKLIGVEVASFGDPFIENEEVTAIVYENKFNGIYKRINVTKDGKTLLGGILVGDSSDYNALFQIYNNALALPANPEDLILGSRGGESNTMGSAMDLPDTAVICSCENVTKGAICCSITEGSCETLSDVVKLTKATSGCGGCKPMVVDLVKAAQKSIGKEVKENLCEHFHYTRQELFDLVKINKYVNFYEVIDHHGNGDGCEVCKPVVASIFSSIYNDTANKHVTTQDTNDRFLANIQRNGTYSVVPRVAGGEITPEKLIVIGEVAKQFNLYTKITGAQRVDLFGAHVGDLPEIWRILIENGFESGHAYGKSLRAVKSCVGNAWCRYGMDDSAGFAIELENRYKGIRAPHKLKGGVSACIRECAEARGKDFGVIAVEGGWNLYICGNGGANPKHAVLLAEQIDKATVIKYLDRFLMYYIRTAGPLVRTATWLDKLDGGLDYLKEIIIHDRIGICETLENEMEKLVGTFECEWKQVLEKPRLLKRFSHFVNTDEKDDAIEFVPLRDQKMPRPW, encoded by the coding sequence ATGATCAAGGTAATTGTAGTCGGTAACGGCATGGTAGGATATAAATTTTGTGAAAAATTTGTTTCAAAATCGGGGCAAGAAAATTATGCCATCACAGTATTTGGCGAAGAGCCCAGAAGAGCTTATGATCGCGTGCATTTAAGCGAATATTTCAGTGGCAAGAGTGCCGATGATTTAGCCTTATCCACACCGGAATGGTACAAAGAGCAGAACATTGTATTGAATACTTCCGAATTGGTCACTGCACTCGACACTACCCATCGGACCATAACCACACATACTGGCAAAAATTATACGTACGATTACTTAGTACTAGCAACAGGTTCCGCGGCATTTGTCCCACCCATAAAAGGGGTAGAAAAAGAAGGCGTTTTCGTGTACAGAACTATCGAAGATTTAGATGCCATTATGACCTATGCCAAAAAGATAAAAACCAAAGGTGCTACTGAAGCTGCTGTACTTGGCGGAGGTTTGCTAGGACTGGAGGCTGCGAAAGCAGTCAGAGATCTTGGACTGAATCCTCATGTGGTAGAATTTGCCCCTCGATTAATGCCAAGACAATTGGATCAGGGAGCTAGTAATATGCTGCAAGCTAAAATCGAAGCGCTCAACATAGGTATCCATCTCAATAAAGCGACACAATATATTGATGGAGAAGATTGTATCAAGGGGATGATGTTTGCCAACGATGAACTACTTAAAGTAGACATGCTAGTCATATCTGCTGGAATCAAACCGCGTGACGAACTCGCAAGAGGCGCTGGATTAGTTGTTGGTAATCGTGGAGGAATTGTAGTCAATAATCAAATGCAAACATCGGATCCTTTTGTTTATGCTATTGGAGAAGTAGCGTTATACCACAACATGATTTATGGCTTGGTCGCACCAGGTTACGAAATGGCAGACGTAGCGGCAGAACAAATACTCAAAGGTTCAAAAACGATGCGAGACACCATCGACATGTCGACACAATTAAAGTTAATTGGTGTTGAAGTGGCGAGTTTTGGTGATCCTTTCATAGAAAATGAAGAGGTGACTGCTATCGTTTACGAAAATAAATTCAACGGCATTTACAAAAGAATCAATGTCACCAAAGACGGCAAAACCTTACTTGGCGGTATTCTTGTTGGCGATTCCTCCGACTATAATGCGCTGTTTCAGATTTACAACAATGCTTTGGCTTTGCCTGCCAATCCAGAAGATTTAATACTAGGATCTCGAGGAGGCGAAAGCAACACTATGGGTAGCGCAATGGATTTGCCTGATACAGCTGTAATCTGTTCGTGTGAGAACGTAACCAAAGGCGCCATTTGCTGTTCCATCACCGAAGGAAGTTGCGAAACTCTTTCGGATGTAGTCAAACTCACCAAAGCGACTTCGGGTTGTGGTGGCTGCAAACCAATGGTTGTGGACTTGGTAAAAGCAGCTCAAAAATCAATTGGAAAAGAAGTAAAAGAAAACCTATGTGAGCATTTTCATTATACTCGTCAAGAACTATTTGACTTGGTGAAAATCAACAAATATGTCAACTTCTACGAAGTAATCGACCATCATGGCAACGGAGATGGCTGTGAAGTTTGTAAACCGGTAGTTGCCTCCATTTTTTCTAGTATCTATAATGATACAGCCAATAAACACGTTACAACCCAAGACACCAATGATCGCTTTTTGGCTAATATTCAACGTAACGGTACTTACTCTGTTGTACCCCGTGTCGCAGGAGGTGAAATCACACCAGAAAAACTAATCGTCATTGGTGAAGTAGCCAAACAATTTAATTTGTACACCAAAATTACTGGTGCTCAACGTGTTGATTTGTTTGGAGCTCACGTGGGTGATCTCCCTGAAATATGGAGAATTTTAATAGAAAATGGTTTTGAAAGTGGTCATGCCTACGGCAAATCCTTAAGAGCAGTTAAAAGCTGTGTAGGCAATGCTTGGTGTCGCTACGGTATGGACGATAGCGCTGGCTTTGCTATTGAACTCGAAAACCGATACAAAGGTATTCGTGCACCACACAAACTCAAAGGAGGCGTTTCGGCGTGTATTAGAGAATGCGCCGAGGCAAGAGGCAAAGACTTTGGCGTAATCGCAGTAGAAGGAGGTTGGAATCTTTACATCTGCGGCAATGGAGGGGCAAATCCAAAACACGCCGTACTTTTGGCCGAACAAATAGATAAAGCAACCGTTATAAAATATCTCGATCGTTTCTTGATGTACTATATCCGCACCGCTGGCCCGCTAGTACGAACTGCTACTTGGCTAGATAAGTTGGATGGAGGTTTGGATTACTTAAAAGAAATCATCATTCACGATCGCATTGGCATCTGTGAAACTTTAGAAAATGAAATGGAAAAACTAGTGGGCACTTTTGAATGCGAGTGGAAGCAAGTGCTCGAAAAACCAAGACTTTTAAAGCGTTTTAGTCATTTTGTGAATACTGACGAGAAAGATGATGCCATAGAATTTGTTCCTTTAAGAGATCAAAAAATGCCAAGACCTTGGTAA
- the nirD gene encoding nitrite reductase small subunit NirD, producing the protein MEELLNQYETVATENVKIWFKAGNIKDFPSNRGGCIKYKNKQIAVFNFERRNAWYACQNACPHKMEMVLSRGMTGSADGVPKIACPMHKKTFSLIDGSNLNGDDYKIATYPVKIEGDEVFVGFLD; encoded by the coding sequence ATGGAAGAATTATTAAATCAATACGAAACAGTAGCTACCGAAAATGTAAAAATTTGGTTCAAAGCAGGAAACATTAAAGATTTTCCAAGTAATAGAGGTGGCTGTATTAAATACAAAAACAAACAAATTGCTGTTTTCAATTTTGAAAGAAGAAATGCTTGGTATGCTTGCCAAAATGCTTGTCCACACAAAATGGAAATGGTATTATCGAGAGGTATGACAGGATCTGCTGACGGAGTTCCAAAAATAGCCTGTCCAATGCACAAAAAAACCTTTTCTCTTATTGACGGGAGCAACCTAAACGGAGACGATTACAAAATTGCCACATACCCAGTAAAGATTGAAGGTGACGAAGTTTTCGTTGGCTTTTTGGATTAA
- a CDS encoding DUF4202 domain-containing protein: MNVNRFQNALQRIDAANAKDPNKVVIDDAIVAKELLYSDRMLNRLMDFAPDASEAIQIAAKGQHICRWEIARNSYPMDRVGYLKWREALKKFHASKTTSILEEVGYESSFIERVCFLIEKKLLKKDAETQLLEDVICLVFLEYYLEEFILKHDTEKLKNIIIKTWNKMSEKGQQTALTLSFSTSSLQLIKEALDL, from the coding sequence ATGAATGTGAATCGTTTTCAAAATGCGCTACAGCGCATTGATGCTGCCAATGCAAAAGACCCCAATAAAGTTGTAATTGATGACGCCATAGTTGCAAAAGAATTATTGTATTCTGATAGAATGCTAAACCGCTTGATGGATTTTGCTCCCGATGCATCTGAAGCCATTCAAATTGCCGCCAAAGGGCAACATATTTGCCGTTGGGAAATCGCTAGAAATTCCTATCCTATGGACCGGGTGGGCTACTTAAAATGGAGAGAAGCACTCAAAAAATTTCATGCTTCGAAAACTACTTCAATCCTTGAAGAAGTGGGTTATGAATCTTCGTTCATTGAACGCGTTTGCTTTTTGATTGAAAAAAAATTACTCAAAAAAGATGCTGAAACCCAATTGCTCGAAGACGTAATTTGTTTGGTCTTTCTTGAATATTATTTAGAAGAGTTTATCCTAAAACACGACACAGAGAAGCTCAAAAATATTATTATAAAAACCTGGAACAAAATGTCTGAAAAAGGACAGCAAACAGCCTTAACCTTATCTTTTTCAACGTCAAGTTTACAACTCATAAAAGAGGCATTAGACTTATAA
- a CDS encoding ATP-binding protein, which produces MSSSKNDTTIDSISFKNLRRLYLFALLTIALTVLVSQFILQYNLNRQLSDSKIINTSGKQRMLSQKLTKELLILHAATDPSKVELEKKRIDSILNKWKFNHNTLVYGNEKLGFPEEKSALLNKLYQSIQPNFEAIIAASHQYLQIKKNEQNPEKLQQLITIILDNERIFLTKMNQIVEQYDQEALEKVTLQSKTEYGILLFTLLVLVLEFLFIFKPTNKKIEILISKLLTSERKALKLAYNTEVLSEIKENSVKELKSLNYAMENTLLYCRVAPNGTLIHIGEKFSKLLHYNKSTTEQRFSQVLTASEKEQHSIDRIIAEKHRSGWQGEISFTSKEDTTIWLDLSMVPVTIKKGASELLIICFDITERKKAQQEVERLNIESSEAKINQQKIISSKIIENQENEQNRIAKEIHDGIGQMLTGLKFSLESINLDDKEKTSQKMEYLKQLSLDIIKGVRTATFNLMPPELSDHGIVSSLSKLCQELSKLTGKSIVFYNKSQFEQRLDSLTEINIYRLSQEAINNAIKYADSTHIIVQLSHSTSILSITIDDNGKGFDLQSVEKKRNSSSGMGLVFMQERIQYINGRIFINSIPGEGTRITFNIPI; this is translated from the coding sequence ATGAGTAGTTCAAAAAACGACACCACAATAGACTCCATTTCCTTCAAAAATTTAAGGAGATTGTATCTCTTTGCACTATTAACAATTGCATTGACTGTTTTGGTAAGTCAGTTTATTCTACAATACAATCTCAACCGTCAATTAAGTGATTCCAAAATCATCAACACTTCTGGAAAACAAAGAATGTTAAGCCAAAAGTTGACTAAAGAACTTTTAATCCTTCATGCTGCAACAGATCCCTCCAAAGTTGAATTGGAAAAAAAAAGGATTGATTCTATTCTAAATAAATGGAAATTTAATCATAATACTTTAGTGTATGGCAATGAAAAACTAGGTTTTCCTGAAGAAAAAAGCGCGCTATTGAACAAATTGTATCAATCGATTCAACCCAATTTCGAAGCCATAATAGCAGCGAGCCATCAGTATTTACAAATTAAAAAAAACGAGCAAAATCCTGAGAAGCTACAGCAATTGATAACTATTATTTTGGACAATGAACGTATTTTTTTGACCAAAATGAATCAAATCGTTGAACAATATGATCAAGAAGCTTTGGAAAAGGTAACGTTACAAAGCAAAACAGAATATGGCATACTGCTTTTTACCCTGCTGGTATTGGTTTTAGAATTCCTTTTTATCTTTAAACCTACTAATAAAAAGATTGAGATACTAATTTCAAAACTGTTAACCTCAGAAAGAAAAGCACTTAAATTAGCTTACAATACCGAAGTTTTGAGTGAAATAAAAGAAAACTCTGTAAAAGAACTCAAATCTTTAAATTATGCTATGGAAAACACACTACTTTACTGTAGAGTAGCACCTAACGGAACTTTAATTCACATAGGAGAAAAATTTTCCAAATTATTACACTATAATAAATCCACTACTGAACAACGTTTTTCACAAGTACTTACCGCTTCAGAAAAAGAACAGCATAGCATTGATCGTATTATTGCAGAAAAACATAGAAGCGGTTGGCAAGGAGAAATTTCCTTTACAAGTAAAGAAGACACTACCATTTGGCTGGACTTGTCTATGGTTCCTGTAACTATAAAAAAAGGAGCATCTGAGCTGTTGATTATCTGTTTTGATATAACGGAAAGAAAAAAAGCACAACAAGAAGTGGAGCGCCTTAACATTGAAAGCAGTGAGGCAAAAATCAATCAGCAAAAAATAATTTCGAGTAAAATTATCGAAAATCAAGAAAACGAACAAAATCGCATTGCCAAGGAAATTCATGACGGAATAGGCCAAATGCTAACAGGCCTTAAGTTTAGTCTTGAGAGTATCAATCTAGATGATAAAGAAAAGACCTCCCAAAAAATGGAATACCTCAAACAACTTTCTTTAGACATTATAAAAGGTGTTCGAACAGCTACTTTCAACTTAATGCCTCCCGAATTGAGCGATCATGGCATCGTCTCATCTTTGTCCAAGTTATGCCAAGAACTATCCAAATTAACTGGGAAAAGTATTGTTTTTTATAACAAAAGCCAGTTTGAACAGCGTTTGGACTCACTAACGGAAATTAATATATATAGACTTTCGCAAGAAGCCATAAATAATGCTATCAAATATGCTGATTCAACACACATTATTGTTCAATTATCGCATAGCACTAGCATTTTAAGCATCACGATTGATGATAATGGCAAAGGATTTGACCTACAATCTGTAGAAAAAAAGCGCAATAGCTCATCTGGAATGGGGCTTGTTTTTATGCAAGAACGAATACAATACATTAACGGGCGTATTTTTATTAACTCAATTCCTGGTGAAGGTACTCGAATTACCTTCAATATTCCTATATAG
- a CDS encoding response regulator transcription factor: MNHPIRVVLADDHVFVRDGIKSLLENENNIIVVGEATDGQEALTIVASEKPDLLIVDIRMPHFTGIEVVEKIRQENTPLKIVVLSMHESEEYVLKSIKAGADGYLLKGSSKEEFLKALHTVANGGKYFSGDISSILINQLTNGNVPLTTEKKQQLDEELVITKREKEILQLLLSGKGNKEIAEALEISKRTAEVHRFNLMKKLKVKNLIELANKAKEYSLL, translated from the coding sequence ATGAATCATCCCATTCGAGTAGTATTAGCAGATGACCACGTATTCGTTCGTGATGGTATCAAATCACTGTTAGAGAATGAAAATAACATCATAGTTGTTGGGGAAGCTACAGATGGACAAGAAGCCTTGACTATAGTAGCCTCTGAAAAACCTGATTTACTTATCGTAGACATTAGAATGCCTCACTTTACTGGCATTGAAGTGGTTGAAAAAATACGTCAAGAGAATACCCCACTCAAGATTGTAGTACTATCCATGCACGAATCTGAAGAATATGTATTAAAATCTATAAAAGCAGGCGCGGATGGTTACTTGCTTAAAGGATCTAGTAAAGAAGAATTCTTAAAAGCATTGCACACTGTTGCTAATGGTGGTAAATATTTTAGCGGCGATATTTCCTCTATTTTAATTAACCAACTTACTAATGGCAACGTACCACTAACCACTGAAAAAAAACAACAACTAGACGAAGAGCTAGTTATAACCAAAAGAGAAAAAGAAATTTTACAGCTTTTATTATCAGGAAAAGGCAATAAAGAAATTGCAGAAGCCCTTGAAATTAGTAAACGAACAGCAGAAGTGCATCGCTTTAACTTGATGAAAAAACTTAAGGTTAAAAATTTAATTGAATTAGCAAACAAAGCAAAAGAGTATTCGCTGCTCTAG
- a CDS encoding MFS transporter, with protein MSSISTHQPLTRLNIFSFKGVQMRTFHITWLTFFFSFFAWFGMASLMPLAKEQLHLTKDQLGNIQIASVSATIIARLLIGRLVDTYGPRLVYTWLLVICAVPVLLIGTSQSYESFLLFRLAIGVIGASFVITQFHTSVMFAPSIKGTANATAGGFGNAGAGLANSTMPLIAAGFVGLGFCTHEDSWRYAMIVPGVILLICAFFYVRYTKDLPNGNYKELGITNENKENTFMLAVKDYRTWVLTVAYAACFGVEITIDNFAPIYFTDTFGASLKTAGLCAGIFGMINIFARPLGGIVADKVGKIYGFSGKNVLLALLLIVEGIGIIFFGLTEQLGLAIFLMFLFGMSLKMANGATYSLVPFINPKAVGSVAGIVGAGGNIGAMLIAFLFKAKAVKVTKDVIDTNGLSKTKELIDYTDAFYTLGIIIFITGIIVLAVKYAIKTKDSE; from the coding sequence ATGAGCTCAATTTCAACCCATCAACCGCTTACTCGTTTAAACATTTTCAGCTTTAAAGGCGTTCAAATGCGAACTTTCCATATTACATGGCTTACCTTTTTCTTTAGTTTTTTTGCCTGGTTTGGTATGGCTTCACTAATGCCCTTGGCAAAAGAACAGTTACACCTTACCAAAGATCAATTGGGTAATATTCAAATTGCCTCTGTTTCTGCAACAATAATAGCTCGATTACTAATCGGTCGACTAGTAGATACCTACGGCCCACGATTGGTGTACACTTGGCTGCTAGTGATATGTGCTGTACCGGTTTTGTTAATAGGAACTTCACAATCGTATGAAAGCTTTTTACTGTTTCGATTAGCCATAGGTGTTATTGGAGCTTCTTTTGTTATTACACAATTTCATACTTCTGTAATGTTTGCACCCTCAATAAAAGGAACAGCAAATGCTACAGCGGGAGGGTTTGGAAATGCTGGTGCTGGCTTAGCAAATAGCACAATGCCATTAATTGCTGCTGGCTTTGTAGGATTAGGATTTTGTACACACGAAGATAGTTGGAGATACGCAATGATAGTTCCTGGGGTTATACTATTAATTTGCGCCTTTTTCTATGTTAGATATACAAAAGATTTACCCAACGGGAATTATAAAGAATTAGGAATTACCAACGAAAATAAAGAAAATACCTTTATGTTAGCTGTAAAAGACTACCGCACTTGGGTCTTAACGGTTGCCTATGCAGCTTGTTTTGGTGTTGAAATTACTATTGATAATTTCGCCCCAATTTATTTTACAGATACTTTTGGAGCAAGTCTAAAAACAGCTGGATTATGTGCAGGAATCTTTGGCATGATTAATATTTTTGCTCGTCCCTTAGGAGGAATTGTAGCCGATAAAGTAGGCAAAATATATGGTTTTTCTGGAAAAAACGTATTGCTTGCTTTGCTATTAATTGTAGAAGGAATTGGAATCATTTTCTTTGGGCTGACAGAGCAGCTGGGGCTTGCTATCTTTTTAATGTTTCTTTTCGGAATGAGCCTAAAAATGGCGAATGGTGCTACCTATAGCCTAGTTCCTTTTATTAACCCAAAGGCTGTTGGAAGCGTGGCAGGGATTGTTGGAGCCGGAGGAAACATAGGTGCTATGCTAATTGCGTTTTTATTTAAAGCAAAAGCAGTTAAAGTAACAAAAGACGTGATCGATACTAATGGTCTTTCTAAAACCAAAGAATTAATTGATTATACTGATGCTTTTTACACACTGGGAATCATCATCTTTATTACAGGAATCATTGTTTTAGCAGTAAAATATGCCATCAAAACAAAGGATAGTGAATAA
- a CDS encoding ABC transporter ATP-binding protein: MSYLEIKNLEISFPTPKGKYTAVRDINLSIKKGEIISIIGHSGCGKSTIMNAIAGMLTPSGGTVELDGNTIKGPGPDRGIVFQNYSLLPWLTVHENIFQAVDSVMNCSKKEKHDIVDANLKMVNLLEHRDKLPGQLSGGMKQRVAIARAFAINPGVLLLDEPFGALDAFTKSSMQLEVLKLWNLNNRDKTIIMITHDIEEALFLSDRIVVLKDGPSATIREIEEVHLPRPRNKIEIVKMPEYIELRDRLLHLLTDAFSIEDMGMTYKS; the protein is encoded by the coding sequence ATGAGCTATTTAGAAATCAAAAACTTAGAAATATCCTTCCCAACTCCCAAAGGGAAATATACCGCTGTACGTGATATTAACTTATCCATAAAAAAAGGCGAAATCATTTCCATCATTGGTCACTCAGGTTGCGGAAAATCAACCATTATGAATGCCATCGCTGGAATGCTAACTCCCTCAGGAGGTACGGTCGAGTTAGACGGTAACACCATCAAAGGACCAGGCCCTGATAGGGGTATAGTATTTCAAAATTACTCCTTATTGCCTTGGTTGACGGTTCACGAAAATATTTTTCAAGCCGTAGATTCGGTAATGAATTGTTCCAAAAAAGAAAAACACGACATTGTAGATGCCAACCTAAAAATGGTCAACTTGTTAGAACATCGAGACAAATTGCCAGGCCAGTTATCTGGAGGAATGAAACAAAGAGTTGCCATTGCAAGAGCTTTCGCCATCAATCCTGGAGTACTACTTTTGGACGAACCTTTTGGAGCTTTGGATGCCTTTACCAAGAGTTCTATGCAATTGGAAGTGTTGAAACTTTGGAATCTCAATAATCGCGATAAAACCATCATTATGATTACACACGATATTGAGGAAGCCTTATTTTTATCGGACAGAATTGTGGTGTTAAAAGATGGTCCTTCGGCCACTATAAGAGAAATAGAAGAAGTGCATTTGCCAAGACCGAGAAACAAAATTGAGATTGTAAAAATGCCAGAATACATTGAGTTGAGAGATCGTTTGCTCCACTTATTGACCGATGCATTTTCTATTGAAGACATGGGAATGACCTATAAGAGTTAG